In one window of Coralliovum pocilloporae DNA:
- the hspQ gene encoding heat shock protein HspQ: MIEKSRIAKFRIGQVVQHRHFGFRGVIFDVDPEFANTDEWYEAIPEDIRPSKEQPFYHLLAENEETEYIAYVSEQNLMEDETGEPLRHPQLPEYFAEDEDGDFISYAHTLN, translated from the coding sequence ATGATAGAGAAATCACGCATCGCGAAATTCCGGATTGGCCAGGTGGTTCAGCACCGTCATTTCGGCTTTCGCGGTGTTATCTTCGATGTGGATCCCGAATTTGCCAATACCGATGAATGGTATGAGGCGATCCCCGAAGATATCCGTCCGTCGAAAGAACAGCCGTTTTATCATCTTCTCGCTGAGAATGAGGAAACGGAATATATCGCCTATGTCAGCGAACAGAATCTGATGGAAGATGAAACCGGCGAGCCCTTGAGGCACCCGCAGCTTCCTGAGTATTTCGCTGAAGATGAAGACGGTGACTTCATCTCTTACGCGCATACTCTGAATTAG
- a CDS encoding invasion associated locus B family protein, giving the protein MTNITTTVSRLTAIFSATLMAGAFAAGTAAAQEAGAPGWTKICNVDQNSKKEICLTTRELRAQTGQFLASVAIREFKGEARKSLIISVPPGMLLVPGLRYQVDANKQGSANYGICFPNACYAEKVIDDSFITQLKKGNKLVITALNQRAKGQNFELSLSGFTKTIEGDPVDPKVLQERQKKLQEELQRRAEEQRQKLLQQQNAQ; this is encoded by the coding sequence ATGACAAATATCACAACGACCGTTTCCCGGCTCACCGCAATCTTCTCCGCGACGCTTATGGCTGGCGCGTTTGCCGCCGGAACGGCTGCTGCTCAGGAAGCTGGTGCTCCGGGCTGGACCAAAATCTGTAACGTTGATCAGAACAGCAAGAAAGAGATCTGCCTGACAACGCGAGAACTGCGTGCCCAGACAGGCCAGTTTCTTGCCTCTGTCGCGATCCGCGAGTTCAAAGGTGAAGCACGCAAGAGCCTGATCATTTCCGTTCCTCCTGGAATGTTGCTTGTACCAGGCCTGCGTTACCAGGTTGATGCCAACAAACAGGGCTCAGCCAATTATGGCATCTGCTTCCCGAACGCTTGTTATGCTGAAAAGGTCATTGATGACAGCTTCATTACCCAGCTCAAGAAGGGCAACAAGCTGGTCATCACCGCCCTGAACCAGCGCGCCAAGGGTCAGAATTTCGAGCTGTCTCTCTCCGGTTTCACTAAGACCATTGAAGGTGACCCGGTCGATCCGAAAGTTCTGCAGGAACGCCAGAAGAAACTGCAGGAAGAACTGCAGCGCCGCGCTGAAGAGCAGCGCCAGAAACTTCTGCAGCAGCAAAACGCACAGTAA
- a CDS encoding class I SAM-dependent methyltransferase has protein sequence MTTQQDENRFESRFIREQDPKSDHFLFDLPPDWWSRPHEYHWAFQFAEAGQTVLDAACGLEHPLKFKLHDQGCNTHACDYDPRLQDQDLIAGYLEKLGGKPVSRHYFSEIAFQNCVIEQTPYADNQFDRVFCISTLEHVKDAFKRRPVLWPFRPLLKPFFRYNVENGLKEFARITKPGGLVVLTMDVPRVNVNYLDLIMKNSGLEFAGPVNRQLPADAIRSPDGKLTCFRCVLVKK, from the coding sequence ATGACGACACAGCAGGACGAAAACCGCTTCGAGAGCCGTTTTATCAGAGAGCAAGATCCGAAATCAGATCATTTCCTGTTTGATCTACCGCCAGACTGGTGGAGTCGTCCACACGAATATCACTGGGCTTTCCAGTTTGCCGAGGCTGGCCAGACCGTGTTGGATGCAGCCTGTGGCCTGGAACATCCACTTAAGTTCAAACTTCATGACCAGGGCTGCAATACACACGCCTGCGATTATGACCCGCGCCTGCAGGACCAGGACCTGATCGCCGGATATCTCGAGAAACTTGGTGGCAAACCAGTCTCCAGACACTATTTCTCGGAAATCGCGTTTCAGAATTGCGTTATCGAACAAACGCCATATGCGGATAATCAGTTTGATCGTGTTTTCTGTATCTCAACGCTGGAACACGTGAAAGATGCTTTTAAAAGACGCCCGGTTCTCTGGCCCTTCCGACCACTTCTCAAACCATTTTTCAGATATAATGTCGAAAACGGGCTGAAGGAGTTTGCACGGATCACCAAACCCGGCGGCCTTGTTGTGCTCACAATGGACGTTCCACGCGTCAATGTGAACTATCTCGATCTGATCATGAAGAACAGCGGACTGGAATTTGCCGGGCCAGTCAACAGGCAGTTGCCTGCCGACGCCATCCGCAGCCCTGATGGCAAACTCACCTGTTTCCGCTGTGTGCTGGTGAAGAAATAG
- a CDS encoding extracellular solute-binding protein — protein MLFLRLLVISAFMVASAGTAISEETYGPAHGIAMHGEPKLPADFTHFPYANPDAPKGGRIVYAMTGTFDSLNPFITKGVAPRGLWDGLYGRNVYDSLLARNRDEAFALYGLVAESVETAADRRWIRFRLRPEARFADGTPITADDVAFTVELLKTKGRGNYRIYYSNVERVEVEDTHTVLFRFSKADRELALLIGLMPVLPKHAIDVENFDQTSFDAVPGSGPYKVDSVDPGKRIILKRDPDYWGKDLPVRRGFSNFDEIVVDYYRDGSARFEAFKKGLFDLNAESDPGRWSDGYGFPAVKDGRVVLDRFTSRTPKPMASFVFNTRRPVFQDIKVRQALALLFDFEWINKNLYFGLYTRSESYFHGSVLSALERAADPGEKALLKDFPDAVTPEVMDGTYRVARTDGSGRDRRNMRTALSLLQSAGYVRKANRLVHKVSGEPLAFEFMAVSTEQEKLALTYAQVLKRLGIEMTIRTVDSAQYQRRRQSFDFDMIQFVYAASLSPGNEQNFRWRSDSADLQGSFNMAGVRNPAADAMIDALLNAVSEEEFIAAVRALDRVLISGYYVVPLFHAGEQWVARSARIGRPKQTSAYGYQPMTWWAK, from the coding sequence ATGCTGTTTTTAAGACTGCTTGTTATTTCAGCCTTTATGGTTGCTTCCGCGGGAACAGCAATTTCCGAGGAAACATACGGTCCCGCACATGGTATTGCCATGCATGGCGAGCCAAAGCTCCCCGCCGATTTTACCCACTTTCCTTATGCGAATCCTGATGCGCCAAAGGGCGGACGCATTGTTTATGCCATGACTGGCACGTTCGACAGCCTCAATCCGTTCATTACGAAAGGTGTGGCCCCTCGCGGGCTGTGGGATGGTTTGTACGGGCGTAATGTCTATGACAGCCTTCTGGCGCGTAATCGTGATGAAGCCTTTGCACTCTACGGGCTTGTGGCAGAAAGCGTGGAAACTGCTGCTGACAGACGCTGGATCCGGTTCCGCTTGCGCCCCGAGGCCCGCTTTGCCGACGGGACGCCAATTACTGCTGATGATGTTGCTTTTACGGTTGAGCTCCTGAAAACCAAAGGGCGTGGGAACTACCGGATCTATTACAGCAATGTTGAGCGCGTTGAAGTGGAGGATACGCACACGGTTCTGTTTCGTTTCAGCAAGGCGGATCGGGAGCTGGCGCTGCTGATCGGATTGATGCCGGTCCTGCCGAAACATGCCATTGACGTGGAGAACTTTGACCAGACCTCGTTTGATGCCGTTCCCGGTAGCGGCCCTTATAAGGTTGACAGTGTTGACCCGGGGAAACGGATTATCCTGAAACGTGACCCAGATTATTGGGGCAAAGACCTGCCCGTGCGGCGCGGGTTTTCGAATTTCGACGAGATTGTTGTCGATTATTATCGGGACGGCTCGGCACGGTTTGAAGCCTTCAAGAAAGGCCTGTTTGATCTGAATGCGGAAAGCGACCCTGGACGCTGGTCTGATGGATATGGCTTTCCTGCTGTCAAGGATGGCCGGGTTGTTCTGGATCGCTTTACCAGCAGGACGCCAAAGCCGATGGCCAGTTTCGTGTTCAATACACGGAGACCGGTTTTTCAGGACATAAAAGTCAGACAGGCCCTGGCTCTGTTGTTTGATTTTGAGTGGATCAACAAGAATCTCTATTTTGGCCTTTACACCCGCTCGGAAAGTTACTTCCATGGCTCTGTGTTGTCCGCTTTGGAACGGGCGGCTGATCCTGGTGAGAAAGCTCTGTTGAAGGATTTCCCCGACGCGGTCACACCCGAAGTGATGGATGGCACATACCGGGTGGCGCGGACAGATGGCAGTGGTCGCGACCGGCGGAATATGCGGACTGCTCTGTCTCTGCTTCAAAGTGCCGGTTATGTCCGCAAGGCCAATCGGCTTGTTCACAAGGTGAGTGGTGAACCGCTGGCTTTCGAGTTTATGGCTGTGTCGACAGAGCAGGAAAAGCTGGCCCTCACCTATGCGCAGGTTCTGAAACGGCTTGGAATCGAAATGACGATCCGGACCGTGGATTCGGCGCAATATCAGCGTCGGCGTCAGAGTTTTGACTTTGACATGATCCAGTTTGTCTATGCGGCATCTCTGTCTCCCGGCAATGAGCAGAATTTCCGCTGGCGGAGCGACAGCGCGGACCTGCAGGGCTCTTTCAACATGGCTGGTGTCCGAAACCCTGCGGCTGACGCGATGATCGATGCCTTGCTCAATGCTGTAAGCGAGGAAGAGTTTATAGCGGCTGTACGTGCTCTCGATCGGGTGCTGATCTCCGGATATTATGTTGTGCCGCTGTTCCATGCAGGGGAACAGTGGGTCGCCCGTTCCGCCCGGATCGGACGACCTAAACAGACGTCGGCCTATGGCTATCAACCGATGACATGGTGGGCAAAGTGA
- a CDS encoding UbiH/UbiF family hydroxylase, with translation MGVYDVAVSGGGPAGLITALGLAKNNYRVALIAPQAPVEDERTTALLAGSVSILKDFDAWDEIAPHAAPLRIMRILDGTARLIRAPSVSFDSAEIGLEAFGYNIRNRHLVEALRRLLKDHDAVDWLDDWTESLDIGANGVRLTLRSGKTVEAHLVAGADGRRSPARDAAGIGIREWSYDQCALVLNLEHTEPHFDMSTEFHTETGPFTLVPLDNGLSSLVCVVRPEDADRLANLSEELLIAELEQRGRSVLGQFKLASPVQTYPLSGMTAERFGTNRIALIGEAGHVFPPIGAQGLNLGIRDIADLIKALSLSTGDAGAPHVLEAFDRKRQSDVKTRTNGVHMLNRSLLTDFLPVQFGRSAGLALARSVGPLRRFMMREGVEPGLGVRSLVERLTERKSAG, from the coding sequence ATGGGTGTCTATGACGTCGCTGTTTCTGGTGGAGGCCCTGCCGGATTGATCACTGCGCTGGGGCTTGCGAAAAACAATTATCGTGTTGCCCTGATTGCCCCGCAGGCTCCTGTGGAGGATGAGCGGACAACGGCTCTTCTTGCAGGTTCTGTCTCCATTCTGAAAGACTTTGATGCATGGGATGAAATTGCCCCCCACGCAGCTCCTTTGCGGATTATGCGGATCCTGGATGGCACGGCACGGCTGATCCGGGCACCGTCGGTGAGTTTCGATTCAGCAGAGATCGGCCTTGAGGCATTTGGCTATAACATTCGTAATCGTCATCTGGTGGAAGCCCTGCGGCGGCTTCTGAAAGATCATGATGCGGTTGACTGGTTGGATGACTGGACCGAAAGCCTCGATATTGGTGCCAATGGTGTTCGTCTGACGCTGCGTTCGGGAAAAACTGTCGAGGCTCACCTGGTTGCCGGGGCTGACGGCAGGCGTTCCCCTGCCCGTGATGCGGCTGGTATTGGCATTCGGGAATGGTCGTATGACCAGTGTGCACTGGTTCTCAATCTTGAGCATACCGAGCCGCATTTTGACATGTCGACGGAGTTTCACACCGAGACGGGACCTTTTACGCTTGTCCCGCTTGATAATGGCCTGTCGAGCCTTGTCTGTGTTGTCAGACCGGAAGATGCAGACCGTCTTGCAAACCTGTCTGAGGAGCTCCTGATTGCAGAGCTTGAGCAGCGGGGGCGCAGTGTGCTGGGCCAGTTCAAGCTTGCAAGCCCGGTCCAGACTTACCCGCTTTCCGGCATGACGGCAGAGCGGTTCGGGACAAACCGGATCGCACTGATTGGCGAAGCCGGACATGTCTTCCCGCCCATCGGCGCTCAGGGGCTTAATCTTGGCATTCGGGATATTGCTGATCTGATCAAGGCTCTGTCCTTATCGACGGGTGATGCCGGTGCACCTCATGTGCTTGAGGCGTTTGATCGCAAGCGACAGTCGGATGTGAAAACCCGGACGAATGGGGTTCATATGCTGAACCGTTCTCTTTTGACGGACTTCCTGCCTGTGCAATTTGGGCGGTCTGCCGGTCTTGCACTGGCCCGTTCCGTCGGACCGTTGCGCCGCTTCATGATGCGGGAAGGTGTGGAGCCGGGCCTTGGTGTGCGGTCTCTGGTCGAGCGGCTTACAGAGCGAAAATCTGCTGGCTGA
- a CDS encoding CDP-alcohol phosphatidyltransferase family protein produces MQLAKTDMQKASAFLIHILTATGALWALLAMVAAARGEWVEMFVWLGVALFVDGIDGPLARKFEISERLPRWSGDALDYVIDYATYVFVPGFALFWSGLLPDNVSATAAAGIITVSSAIYFADTGMKTEGKFFQGFPAVWNAVVFLFFVFEPSQHVALGLVAFFGLLHFLPVWFIHPVRVKPLRPLTLAVTVAWAVFATLALFKGMIADSELLAQGIARDIAEIDVTASFVKFGLAATSIYLALIGPFLQGVQIYKRRVRKKKPDA; encoded by the coding sequence ATGCAGCTTGCCAAAACCGATATGCAGAAAGCCAGCGCGTTTCTCATTCACATCCTCACGGCAACCGGAGCGCTTTGGGCCCTTCTGGCTATGGTTGCCGCTGCCCGTGGAGAATGGGTGGAAATGTTTGTATGGCTGGGTGTTGCCTTGTTTGTCGACGGGATTGACGGTCCTCTGGCGCGAAAGTTCGAAATCTCAGAACGCCTGCCGCGCTGGTCCGGTGATGCGCTGGACTATGTGATTGACTATGCGACCTATGTCTTCGTGCCGGGTTTTGCCCTGTTCTGGTCAGGCCTCCTGCCTGACAATGTGTCTGCAACAGCAGCCGCCGGAATCATTACGGTTTCAAGTGCCATCTACTTTGCTGACACCGGCATGAAGACTGAAGGCAAGTTCTTCCAGGGTTTCCCTGCTGTCTGGAACGCTGTTGTCTTCCTGTTCTTTGTTTTTGAACCGTCACAGCATGTTGCACTTGGTCTGGTGGCATTTTTCGGGCTGCTGCATTTCCTTCCTGTCTGGTTCATTCATCCGGTTCGAGTAAAGCCGTTAAGACCGCTGACGCTTGCAGTCACCGTAGCCTGGGCTGTTTTCGCCACACTTGCTCTGTTCAAAGGCATGATTGCGGATTCAGAACTGCTCGCACAAGGCATTGCGCGAGATATCGCTGAGATTGACGTTACTGCCAGCTTTGTGAAATTCGGTCTTGCGGCAACAAGCATCTATCTCGCATTGATCGGTCCGTTCCTGCAGGGCGTTCAGATCTACAAGCGACGCGTCCGCAAAAAGAAACCGGATGCCTGA
- a CDS encoding HpcH/HpaI aldolase/citrate lyase family protein, producing the protein MRQPRSYYAPLAIGAPQPYRELPVRLERMIHFVPPHIEKVRAKVPDLISKVDVILGNLEDAIPADQKLAAREGFIQMAEDNDFGSTGLWTRINCLNSPWVLDDITEIVGRIGNKLDVIMLPKVEGPWDIHYLDQLLAQLEAAHQVTKPILIHAILETAEGVKNVEAIANASPRMHGMSLGPADLAASRGMKTTRVGGGHPHYSVLADADGEAARTGYQQDLWHYTVGKMVDACMAAGIKAFYGPFGDFSDPDACEAQFRNAFLQGCLGAWSLHPSQIDIAKRVFSPEPEEVLFSKKILDAMPDGTGAVMIDGKMQDDATWKQAKVIVDLARIVASKDPDLAEQYGL; encoded by the coding sequence ATGCGTCAACCGCGGTCCTATTATGCCCCTCTGGCCATTGGAGCCCCCCAGCCCTATCGGGAGCTTCCCGTTCGCCTGGAGCGCATGATCCATTTCGTTCCGCCGCATATCGAAAAGGTGCGGGCAAAGGTTCCTGATCTCATCAGCAAGGTGGATGTGATTCTGGGTAATCTTGAAGACGCCATTCCAGCGGATCAGAAGCTTGCTGCCCGCGAAGGCTTCATTCAGATGGCAGAAGACAATGATTTTGGCTCCACCGGCCTGTGGACCCGGATCAACTGCCTGAACAGCCCCTGGGTGCTGGATGATATTACCGAGATTGTCGGCAGGATCGGCAACAAACTCGATGTCATTATGCTGCCGAAAGTGGAAGGCCCGTGGGATATTCACTATCTGGATCAGCTTCTCGCACAGCTTGAGGCGGCACATCAGGTGACCAAGCCCATCCTGATCCACGCCATTCTGGAAACGGCTGAAGGTGTCAAGAATGTTGAGGCTATTGCCAATGCAAGTCCGCGTATGCACGGCATGAGCCTGGGACCTGCCGACCTTGCAGCATCGCGGGGCATGAAAACAACCCGTGTTGGCGGTGGCCACCCCCACTATTCTGTGCTCGCAGATGCTGATGGTGAGGCCGCACGGACCGGATACCAGCAGGACCTCTGGCACTATACAGTGGGCAAGATGGTTGATGCCTGCATGGCGGCCGGTATCAAGGCATTCTACGGTCCGTTTGGTGATTTCTCTGATCCGGATGCCTGTGAAGCGCAGTTCAGAAATGCTTTCCTGCAGGGCTGTCTGGGGGCCTGGTCCTTGCATCCATCCCAGATCGATATTGCCAAGCGGGTGTTCAGCCCGGAGCCGGAAGAAGTGCTGTTCTCAAAGAAGATCCTTGATGCCATGCCTGATGGAACAGGTGCGGTGATGATTGATGGGAAGATGCAGGATGACGCAACCTGGAAACAGGCCAAGGTGATCGTCGATCTGGCCCGGATTGTCGCCAGCAAAGACCCTGATCTTGCAGAGCAATATGGTTTGTGA
- a CDS encoding CaiB/BaiF CoA transferase family protein encodes MTSQPLSGLKVLDFSTLLPGPLAGLFLAEAGADVIKIEKPGGEDMRFYPPLHNGRSIAYELLNRGKTIQEIDLKTDEGRTAALTLVREADILVEQFRPGVMKRLGLDYDSLKAINPRLIYCSITGFGQNGPRRDEAGHDLTYLARTGLLALARGNSDSPIVPPALVADIAGGSLPAFSNILLALLQRARTGEGTYLDIALAEGCFTFQVFAQAIVAATGAAPENAEWLLTGGSPRYQIYPTSDGGLIAVGALEEKFWTRFCDIIGLGTDLRSDGADAQLVKQTIREIIGSQTTAYWTECLNEVDCCAVPVTPLHAAMEDDHFRQRGLFEHSLTLPDGQVIPALSVQIDPAFRRR; translated from the coding sequence ATGACGTCGCAACCGCTATCCGGTTTGAAGGTTCTCGATTTCAGCACCCTTTTGCCTGGCCCCCTGGCAGGCCTGTTCCTTGCGGAAGCCGGGGCCGACGTGATCAAGATCGAAAAGCCGGGCGGTGAAGATATGCGCTTCTATCCTCCGCTGCACAATGGTCGATCCATTGCCTATGAGTTGCTCAATCGTGGCAAGACCATTCAGGAAATTGACCTGAAAACCGATGAAGGACGAACAGCCGCGCTGACCCTTGTCAGAGAGGCCGATATTCTGGTCGAGCAGTTCCGCCCCGGCGTCATGAAACGTCTGGGACTGGACTATGACAGCCTGAAAGCCATCAATCCAAGGCTCATCTACTGTTCGATTACAGGCTTTGGCCAGAACGGCCCACGACGGGACGAGGCGGGCCATGACCTGACCTATCTGGCCCGGACGGGCCTGCTGGCCCTCGCCAGAGGCAATTCAGACAGCCCGATCGTTCCACCTGCTCTTGTTGCGGATATTGCCGGCGGCTCTCTACCAGCCTTTTCCAACATCCTGCTGGCTCTTCTGCAGCGGGCCAGAACAGGCGAGGGAACCTATCTCGATATCGCTCTGGCTGAAGGTTGCTTTACGTTCCAGGTCTTTGCCCAGGCCATCGTGGCCGCTACCGGTGCAGCACCAGAAAATGCAGAATGGCTTTTGACTGGAGGCTCTCCCCGCTATCAGATCTATCCCACCAGTGATGGCGGGCTGATTGCTGTTGGTGCATTGGAAGAAAAATTCTGGACCAGATTTTGCGACATTATCGGCCTTGGCACTGACCTCAGGTCAGATGGTGCCGATGCCCAACTCGTCAAACAGACGATTAGAGAAATTATCGGCAGTCAGACCACCGCATACTGGACAGAGTGCCTGAATGAAGTCGATTGCTGTGCAGTACCTGTGACACCATTGCATGCCGCGATGGAAGATGATCACTTCAGACAACGCGGCCTGTTCGAACACAGTCTCACGCTGCCTGATGGCCAGGTGATCCCGGCACTGTCTGTCCAGATCGATCCGGCATTCCGTCGAAGATAG
- a CDS encoding class I adenylate-forming enzyme family protein — MILNDKAESEANIAAGLWGRVPLDIILRKNAATNPDEVALRDSPDREHWNGMPPEVISYRQLERRVQALSVFMSSLGLKADDRVVIQLPNTVDFYCALFACFRAGLIAVPVSLSLRGRSLKTLIDEASAKAIITCTRIEDDTPALRARDAAAEMFNVRFVFGFGKDLPDGLVPLDDIARDGDLAGMEAPIERKDLPADHVATLSPQYASDGSLILIPRSHNQWISTGVQHLLEARIEQKARIFSIMHPGLMGGLGPVILPWLLSAGVLELGHFTSGGQFVGRMRETEASHVVMPASLGGLLEERDDGEDLGLSLIWPGRHDQPEPLPKGYRVSDVTVLGEWTMIVSSRAEDQPDNPAPLPVGDVTGSRSSGMVPLLQTALVPLAPGSDTVALGRGDAEFCCRGPAIPKGAFNRQGGLDESHVNEDGYIRTGIGCNLVSVEDAGVHPTGVLSGEFVMGRVPVHASASEAAIADHFSLKDAALFSQPDPILGDRLHLAVVLKPGCEFDEQELRDHINQIELDAHLSPASIRAIRKIPRTEDGTVVRPALTRQFSA; from the coding sequence ATGATCCTGAATGACAAGGCTGAATCAGAGGCAAATATTGCAGCCGGACTTTGGGGGCGCGTTCCACTGGATATCATCCTGCGGAAGAATGCTGCAACAAACCCGGATGAGGTGGCGCTGAGAGATTCCCCCGACAGGGAACACTGGAATGGCATGCCGCCTGAAGTGATAAGCTATCGCCAGCTTGAACGCCGCGTCCAGGCGCTGTCTGTTTTCATGTCTTCCCTCGGACTGAAAGCAGATGATCGGGTTGTCATCCAGCTACCCAATACAGTTGATTTCTACTGTGCGCTGTTTGCCTGCTTCCGGGCCGGACTTATTGCGGTTCCGGTCTCTCTCAGCTTGCGTGGCCGGTCTCTTAAAACCCTGATTGATGAGGCCAGCGCCAAGGCGATTATAACCTGTACCCGGATTGAAGATGATACCCCTGCCCTTCGAGCACGCGATGCGGCTGCGGAGATGTTCAATGTGCGCTTTGTGTTTGGCTTTGGCAAAGACCTGCCGGATGGTCTGGTGCCTCTGGATGATATTGCCCGGGATGGTGACCTGGCCGGGATGGAAGCGCCGATAGAGCGGAAGGATCTTCCAGCGGATCACGTGGCTACCCTGTCTCCTCAGTATGCGTCAGACGGGTCTCTCATTCTGATTCCTCGTAGCCATAATCAGTGGATCTCGACAGGTGTCCAGCACCTTCTGGAAGCGCGGATTGAGCAGAAGGCTAGAATTTTCAGCATTATGCACCCCGGTCTGATGGGCGGCCTGGGGCCGGTTATTCTTCCCTGGTTGCTGTCTGCCGGTGTTCTGGAGCTGGGACATTTTACCAGTGGCGGGCAGTTTGTTGGCCGGATGCGGGAAACGGAAGCCTCTCATGTGGTCATGCCAGCCTCGTTGGGTGGGCTTCTCGAAGAGCGTGACGACGGGGAGGATCTCGGCTTGTCTCTTATCTGGCCCGGACGTCATGATCAGCCGGAACCTCTGCCAAAGGGATACAGGGTCTCCGATGTCACTGTGCTGGGTGAGTGGACGATGATTGTCTCTTCGCGCGCTGAGGACCAGCCGGACAATCCCGCGCCTCTTCCGGTTGGCGATGTGACAGGCAGCAGGTCATCCGGGATGGTCCCCCTTCTGCAAACGGCTCTCGTTCCTCTGGCGCCGGGGTCTGACACTGTTGCGCTTGGTCGGGGGGATGCAGAATTCTGCTGTCGTGGTCCGGCTATACCAAAGGGCGCCTTCAACCGACAGGGTGGACTTGATGAAAGCCATGTGAATGAGGATGGATACATCCGCACCGGCATTGGCTGCAATCTCGTCAGCGTGGAAGATGCCGGTGTTCATCCCACGGGTGTTCTGTCCGGTGAATTTGTTATGGGACGTGTCCCGGTTCATGCTTCAGCGTCTGAAGCAGCCATTGCAGATCATTTCAGTCTCAAGGATGCTGCTCTCTTCAGCCAGCCGGATCCTATTCTGGGTGATCGCCTGCATCTTGCCGTGGTTCTGAAACCCGGCTGTGAATTTGATGAGCAGGAACTGCGAGATCACATCAACCAGATTGAACTGGACGCGCATCTCTCCCCTGCTTCTATTCGGGCCATCAGGAAAATTCCGCGAACCGAAGACGGGACGGTGGTCCGCCCTGCCCTTACCCGACAGTTCAGCGCCTGA
- a CDS encoding AEC family transporter has product MLEVLGLALPFFGLIFLGFGAGKIVKLPLEGLAWMNVFIVYVALPALFFRLVSQTPFDQLTNWAYFGTTTFATYIAFSLSFCVALLMTRGHIGESTVQGFVGAYANVGYMGPGLTLAALGPAAAVPTALIICFDNILHFTMAPLLMSVTGESRQSIAATLLLTARRVLLHPFILATIAGGLAAYFRPDLPDALDTLITLLSNAAAPAALFALGVTVALRPLKRVPVELPIHLVMKLILHPLIVYGLLLYIGDIEPVWIYTAVLMACLPPAANVFVIAQQYGFYIERASSAILIGTVLSVFTVTGFLYLIRANILPV; this is encoded by the coding sequence ATGCTTGAGGTTCTCGGACTGGCCCTGCCGTTTTTCGGTCTGATCTTCTTGGGATTCGGGGCAGGCAAGATCGTCAAACTGCCCCTGGAAGGCTTGGCCTGGATGAACGTCTTCATCGTCTACGTGGCCTTGCCTGCACTGTTTTTCCGTCTTGTCTCACAAACCCCGTTTGATCAGCTGACAAACTGGGCCTATTTCGGCACCACAACATTTGCGACCTATATCGCCTTTAGCCTGTCTTTCTGTGTTGCCCTGCTCATGACACGCGGTCATATCGGAGAATCGACGGTACAGGGTTTTGTCGGTGCCTATGCCAATGTGGGTTATATGGGCCCCGGTCTGACACTTGCCGCACTTGGCCCTGCAGCAGCGGTTCCCACGGCCCTGATCATCTGTTTTGACAACATTCTGCATTTCACAATGGCACCGCTGCTGATGTCGGTTACGGGAGAAAGCAGGCAGAGTATTGCCGCAACCTTGCTGTTGACAGCTCGCCGGGTCTTGCTTCACCCTTTCATATTGGCAACGATTGCAGGCGGCCTGGCGGCCTATTTCCGTCCGGATCTGCCAGATGCTCTCGACACGCTCATTACACTGCTGAGCAATGCAGCAGCTCCGGCCGCCCTGTTTGCGCTCGGCGTGACCGTCGCTCTTCGTCCTCTGAAACGTGTTCCGGTGGAGCTGCCCATCCATCTGGTGATGAAACTCATTCTTCATCCGCTGATTGTCTATGGTCTATTGCTTTATATTGGCGATATTGAACCGGTCTGGATCTATACGGCAGTTCTCATGGCCTGCCTGCCACCAGCCGCCAACGTTTTTGTAATCGCACAGCAATATGGCTTCTATATAGAGCGGGCATCCAGCGCCATTCTGATCGGAACCGTACTGTCCGTTTTCACGGTCACCGGGTTTCTCTATCTCATCCGTGCCAATATCCTGCCGGTATAA